AGTAGGACCCTGAGTAAAAGGACTTGTGGGAGGTCTCGAACCAGCCCAAGTCCTGATCTGAGGAACAATAGGTGAGTGGCCTGGTGCTCCAGGGGAGTGTTCCTGTTCTCAAGCCAGACTTCTGGATATTGGCCATGTACCTTATAATTCAAGACAGAGCCCTATCTCAGTCCTTCAAAGGAATAAGGGAATTGCTAAAAATTTTATCTATGTATTACTGATGTCATTTGTCTCCCAAAGTAGACATCTGACCATAATACATGAGCTAGGAACCATCTAGGGGACAGGGACTAGTTTTGGATCCTGGGCTGTCTAGCTGTGTGGGTTGCAGGCTGGTTATCCCTTCAAtctgtccctgtcccttcatCTGCAAAACAGGCCTAATAACTGGTGTCTCTGGGGATTTCCATGAGAACTAAAGTGGGGGTAAACCACAAGGAGCTGCAACTGCTGTGCCTCTTTCTCAGTTCACTAGCTACCCAAGTCTGTGGGTTAGGTCCCACTAAGGAGGTGCTCACATGAGCAGATTCCCTATTTACCAATGTTGGGCCAGGAATCGACAAATGACCAACTTCAGGGCAAAGAGCAGCAGCTTGTGTCAGAGGCTAGTGTGGCACCATGACCTCTTCTAGGAATCCCTGTAAAGCTGCTGCCTAGGCAAGGAGAAGGGACGAAGATGGCAAAGTTATCCAGACCTGGGCTGGGATCCTGATGCTAATTACCACTATTGTGCTGGGAGACCTCAGTCAGGCCATGGCAGCCTTCAGAGCCTAGACTCCCCTCAAGTGGGGCTGTCCCACTATGCAGGTAGTACTGAGGACCAAGAAACAGGCTGGACACCAGGGAGGACTGCCTCCTACACAATCTATTTCCCCTTATTCCTTCACTCTGGGGCTCCCTGACCTCGCTGTGCCTCAGTCTTTTATTAGTTACCAACAGGATCATGCAACGTGTTCAAAAGTCAGAAAAGTGAGGGGGATGTAGGTCCCAAGACCAGCCTTGGCCCAGGTACTACTGGTGGCAGGTTCAGAGTAGAAAGGCACATGAGTTACTGCCTGTGTAGACTGGGCAAGGAAGAGAAATCCCAGGTGAGATCTGACTGCAGCACAGACCTACTGAAGGAACACAAACCTAGAGTGACCAGTGCCTAACCACGTGGCTCCTGGAGTGAGCTGGGACATGGAGCCAGTgttgggggtagggtgggaagGCAGATGGGGTAGCACCAGAGTGGCCCAGTTGGGCAGTATTGgccaagaggaagaggcagagatatGGTTATTGCTACACCGCAAGGTGGGAAGCCTCTGGGCACGGGCAGTGGAACTTTAAAGTTGCCAAGGCAGCGAGACTGCTCAGGCCACCTGCAGGGACTCGAAACAAGTCCACTCAGGAAGCCCAGCCACTCTTCTTGGGTCCACATGACTCAGGACCCTCATTCAAGTATTGTGTTGTAGACACactgccaccacagctggcagaATACTGACAGCAATGTCTTCCTAGAGGCTCAGGGTTTGTCTGGACCCTGAAAAGAGTCCCTGGCAGACAGAGAAGGGCAGGGGAGGTATGCTGAGTTATCCTGGAATTCTAGGAGGGTAGAAAAGGGGCAACAAGAACAGGGTAAGAGCCAGGGGTGCAGGAGGTAGGGAGATGCTGAGGGTGGGGACCATAAGGATCCATGCCCATGACTGCAGTGGTGAGTGAGGCTCAGGATTCCAAGCTTAAGGATTCCCAGGCGGGAAGTATGGCCTCCTGGTCCAGATGTCAGCACTCCTGAAGAGTAGGAAGGTGTCTGGAGTGGCCTAAGCAGCCATGGGGAGATAACCAGAAGCCAGGAGCACAAGAGAAGATATAAAATGGATTTTGTGTGCCACTCTCCCACCCTTCTCCAAAGTGACCCACAAGAAAGGCCTGGCAGTGCAGCTGGAAGGCCAGAGAGGGCCAAGGGACTGCACTGCTCGGCAGACCCACACTATCCTCGGAACTGGCTCCAGCAGATGGATCCACGGGAAGGCAGACCCTCAGACAGGGACCTTGTTTCCTTGTAGAACCCACACGAGAAGCCAAACAGTGTGGGTAACCAAAGAGAGGAAGGTGTTCACTGTCACTTGCCCTGTCTCTGTGCTCGTGTGTTGGTGTGCATGCCCACGGATGGGCCTGGGCCAGAGCTCTCTCACACACCAGGATCGGCTGCCCTCTGCTGCCACTCCACTGCCTGTGCCACGGCACAGAagtctgagaaagagaaagggttaGCACTGGCAGCGGCTAAGGCTTGGCACCCCCACCTTGGGAAGCTGGCACATAGGGTTCCTGTTGTTCTTCTTGGCTCCAGGAACACCCTCCTCATTTGCAGAAAGGACACAGCTCCAGGAGGTGGTGCCAGGGACTCGACCTCACCCTCTTGCTGATCTGAGCAGGGACCCAGTAGCCAGGCTAGAGGGGATGTGCAGCTGGCAGGAGGAGGGCCTCGGCCACTTGGCCTGCCCTTCATCCCACTCTGGATATCCACACATCCTCAGCCAGCAGCTGGTCCCCAGAATCCTGGATGAGGGCTGCGGATGAGTGTCCTTGCAAAAATAACTCTGAGCCTGTCCCCATGGGAACAGGTTCCTGAGAGCACATGAGCTGGCTGAGGCCCACGTGGAAGGCCCACAGGGTGCACTCCTGCACACAGTGGCCAGGGTCATGGCTGTAGGCGCTCCAGGTACTGTGGCAGGGGGTTCTCCTTGACGTACTTCTGGATGTACCAGCAGGTGAGATGGGCCTTCAGGTCTTCCTCCACCACGAAGTCCAAGGCAGCCTGGTTAGCAAAGAGAGAACAGTTGTTAAAAGTTGCAGCTTGCTTGGGGACTGTGGCCCATTGTGGTCTATGGTAGCCATCAGCTTTCTGTTATTTCCCCATGTTCCCCAAGTGGCTATTCTCCCGTTTTGCCTAGGTCAGTGTGTCTTGAGTTCCCTCCCTGGTAACTGGGTTAACTCACAGCGACCAGCTCGTGGCCAAGTCCTGTGTGTAAGGGCACGAGGCCCAGGAAGCCCcacagggagggactgggaaaccAGCAGAGGGCTCCACCAGAAGCACAGGGGTAGTGGCTGCACCCAGAAGTCATTCTTTGTTTTACCGTACTTTGTCCTCAGGCAGCCTGGGATTTTCAAGTGCCTCAGAGAGGCAGGTGAAGGTGGAGGACCTGGGCATGAGCCCACTGACTTGTACACTTCATTCACTTTGCATCATCAGGGCTTACTAAACAAGTATTGCATGCCAAGTCCTGGTcccaagatggaggcaggctgtggGGACGCTATGCTCAAAATAATAGACCTGCTACAGAAGGCCTAGGAGCATGATAAGCAGTGTTCAAAGCTCTCCCTTTGCCAACTACAAACTTTTGACCAGACGGGCCTGTGAAGCTGTGGTctagacacaaactagagttagcCACTAGTCAATCTTCCCTGCAAGGGGAGGGTGACAGCTGTGTCCTGGTCTGTATCCATCCTACCTTGGCCAGGTGCTTGGCAATGCCACGCCCACGGTAAGCATCTGGGACCTCTGTGTGCTGCAGGTCTACGATCCGCTTGCCCACATACTCATAGAGCAGGACAGCCCGGTCATGACATCCTGGAGCAGGGGATACAAACAACTGAGGTGTGGACTCCAGGGGTCCTCAGAGCTATTCCTGGCAATCCCAGGTGTGGAGGATAGGGTAAAGTATAGTATCTGGATCCAGACTACAGTGAGGTACCTCAGTTTCCATATCCCCAGAAGAGGGCACGATGGCATTCCTTAGAGGGCTGTCTGTAGGGTTCAATGGGGCATTCTCTGCACCAGGCTGAACGTGGTGCCAACACCACACAACCACCCACAGCCCTTGCTGCTGTCATTCTTAGCTAACCCCTCCCTACGTCCAGCACAGGCACAACAGAGCCCAACGAACCCATGACttcagtggaggaggaagaaggaggcacTATCAGTCCGAGAACAAGTCCTGCCCAGTCCCAGCCAAGACTCATGCTGAATCACCGCCCAAGGCACCAACATCAGGCATAGAAAGCAGGCACAAATGGTTATCCACCCTCCCAGCCCTGCCACAAGAGTTCACCAGCCTACCAAGAATCCTGCTGGCAAATGTTCCCAGGAAGTTGCCCTAATCAcagctttttctgttctctgactgccTAGCTACTCATCCGGGCAATGTTTATTGAGCTGCCAACACTTTTCAGGTGCTGGGTATACAGAGAGGAACAAGGCTCTGCCCTCAGGActaagggaggagagagaaacaagCAAGTAGTGTATAAAGTATCAGCAGGGGAATGGGTGTGAGAAAgctggctggggagatgctccAGCAGGAACAGCTGTGCaaagaaaggctgaggcaggcaggagaaTGCAATGCCTTTATGAGGGACAGTGAGGATGCTGGCGAGGCTAGCTAGAGTGGACCAAGGGAGCGGGAAGTAACAGGGGCAGGGCCCCCAGTGCCTTCTTGGCCATCATGAACTAGGTCCTCAGTAGAGGGATGGAAGGTAACTTGGGGTTTCCCCAGAACCCTCTGGCTGCTGTGTGACAATAATCAAGGGCAAAAGATCCAATGCAGCAGCTGCCTTAGTCCTGGTGGGAAGAGGAGGCCAGACTCTTCCAAAGGTTTCAGCTTTGGAGCACTTGCTAGCAGCTGGGGTGTGCTCAATGAGCAAAGAAGCCAAAGGCAAACCcaaccttttttatttaaagggacTACCTGTGTATGAAAGAGATGCTCAAGCTGGCACCGGGGAGAGGTAGCCAGCATGGCAGAGGGTGCCAGAGGGCTTCAGGACAAAGTCTATCAGCTggctctacttttttttttttttttttttttgagacagggtttctctgtgtagctttggagcctatcctggactagctctgtagaccaggctggccttgaactcacagagatccacctgcctctgcctcccgagtgctgggattaaaggtgtgcgccaccattgtcCGGCTCCCTTCATGTATTTTAACTTCCAAACTAGCtgcattttaaatgttcaaaCTTTCATGTGCCAGAGAATCAGCTCCTACATGCTGCCTGGGTCCCCTGCCTGTACCAGGTGTCACAAGGGAAATGAGGGGCAGGCACAGTAGAGTCAATCCCACACACTCGCCAGGCACCTTCAAGGGTTCTGCCCTCAGTGTACTCAAGCCTCCCCAAGTTCCAGGAGGAAGACTAGGATTCACTAGCTCATTTCCAGAGCTAACCTCCTGAGATTCAAGTTATGCAGTTGCACAGGGGCTGAAGGTAGAGTGTAACCCAGTAACCCACCCTCCAAGCTCCACTCTGgtcttttcttctgagacagggtctcactggagcccaagctggcctagaacccagAGTGCTGCCATTATGGACATGCATCACCTCAGCCATCCTCAAGTGCTTTgtttcctcttcttcccacttCCAGACTAGGATGCTCCTCTCAGCAGGGCCACAAGTGCCATGGCCTTCCCCTGTGCTGAAACCTCCCTCCTTACATTGATCTGTTCTAGGGCTGTGCCCATTCCCTGACCAAGGCCCAGCCGTGACCACCACAGCCACCCCCTGTAGCTGCAAGACATGGGACCCAGGTCTGATTCTGCACTTGCTGGGGTCAATCAAGCTCATCAGAGATGGGAGTGCAGAGAGAAGCTATTGTAGGACTGACCTGGTTCCCGGGAGATCCGCCCATCTGTCCTGACCTTGCACTGTGTTCTGGCAGTGTTTGGAGAACTAGGTGAGAAGACAGGCAGAGAACAAAACCGATACAGCACTCCTTCACATTTTAGTAGGGAGACACAAATGACAGGATTCTCAGGAGATtggcagagagcagagaaggggTAGGAGGCAGGGTGGGGACTGTTATCAGAAAGAGGATAGCTGGCTTGCCTGGTGGTgtgtgacacacgcctttaatcccagcacttgggaggcagagccaggcagatctctgtgagtttgaggccagcctggtctacagagagagacccaggacaggcaccaaaactatacaaagaaaccctgtcttgacccccaccccccccaaaaaaaaagaatatctggCTCTTGTGCAAAAGACCTGAAGGAGTGAGGGACACAGGACCCTTTGGTGTGAGAAGTCCAGGTAGTGAGTGCAGCAGAAGCAAAGTCCTCATGATGCTCAGAATGACAAGGAAGCCAGAGTGGCTGGCCTGAGTGCGTAAGGGACAGGCAGTGTAGGGAACCAGGTGATGGAGACCCTAGGGCCAACAAAAGACCAGCTTATGCTCCCAGCAGTTTTGGGGGGCAGGACTGAGTTCTTGCAAACTTGCTAGTGtcttcagtctcttcctgctcGCAATCCCATGGAGCCTACTTAGCCTATGAGCAACCCTGGGATATCAGAGtgattctctctctgcctaggCCTTTGGTGTCTGGTGGTCAGGACAGTCACCACCTTGTCCTCATAATCCCCAGGGTAGACACCCAGGAAATATCTGTCAAAAACCTGCTTCTTCCTACCAGATGCATTCTGAGACTGGAGGCTGACTAGTGGCATATGGCAGCCCCAAGGCCTAGCCCCTATGCCTTTAGCGGGATCCCCAGAGAACAGCCATGTAAGTCCCCAGCAGGTGTCTGCTTAAGGCCTGCAGAAGTACATGGGCTTGCTTTCAGATGTGCCAGCAGGCTCCAGCCACACCCTAACTGTAGTCCCTCCCTACAACAGCCACTAAGTGTTTGGTTAGCTGCTTGCTGATCTTCCCACTTGCCACATCTACACCCAGGGCTTCCCACCTTCTTATTCTAGGTGTTCCTTCATTAGGGGCTTCTCCTGTCTGCCCACCGTCATGGGACAGAATGCACACGGGGCACTGCCAGCTATAACAACTCCCAACACTCATGCAGTGGACAAGTGGTCCTACTACCTGGATTAGTGGTGACACAGACTCAGTCTAGGCTAGGCTCCGAATGCCCCAGACCTCAGGCAAGCATGTTGGGGACAGTCCTAGGCACCCAGGAACTGGAGGAACCAGCTGGGCTCAGTTCTAATCCTGTCTTCCCACTTGCAAAGCAGGGCGTAGAGAGATTCTGAGAGGGATCTGAGTGAGCCTTCTTGCAACAAGTAGCTGTCCCAGAGGCTAGAAAGCTGGCTCAGCTAACTAAGAGggctttctgctcttacagaggactctcAGTTCCTAGCACGCATGTCTGGAAGCtcccacctgcctgtaactccagctgcaggatctgatgccctcttttgacctctacaGACACTGGAATACATGTCatgtatgcgcgcgcgcgcgcacacgcacacacacacacacacacacacacaatctttaaaacacataaaggtaagaaagagaaggcaaggaaggggctggaggctggggccTGAGCTAACCTCCTCCAACCTTTAGATGACAGCCCTCAGCAGACAACCTGAGGTTCCATTCTGGACTAGCTGTCCACCAGTCGTGCCTTGGTCTCTCACCGATTCAACAGTGGCCGCACAGCCCGCGTTTCAGAACTTCCATCCAGGGGTCACATATACCCGAGTTCCAGTCTTCTCTCACATTTTCCTGTCAGCAGGCTCTCTCCATGCTTCCTGTCACATCTGCTCAGGACTTAAGACATTTCTTCCCACCCCTGCTCACAGGGCTTGGACTAGTGTGGTAGCCAGCTCCGAGCACCCATTACCATGCCCCATAGTATGCTCTCCACCAGCCCAGcctcagggctcttggtccatgTCACCTGTCCTCTTTTCAGGGCATTTTCAGGAACCCACAGTGCTCAGGGCCCAAGTCACACAAGTTAACATTTCCGTGCTATACTATCCGTCCCCGTGAACTCTCAGGCTCACCGTGCCTGCCAGGCTGCTCTATCCATGCACTGCTCCCGGCTGCTCTGAATACACAATGGGCACCACAGGGCCTTTGCTCTCAGCTGCTGTTTGCACATGGTGCCCTCTTAGGTGCCTTCTTGCCCCTTCCAGGTCTTTTAAAGACACCTGCTTGGAACCTGATGCTAAAGGACAGCCCTGTCCCAGTGTCACTTCTCTCAGATGCCTTTGTTTTATAAGGTATTATGTAATTTATCTGAGACCCATCTCCCCCTCTAGACTGTCAGGCCCACAAATCCTGGGCATCTTAAGAGTGCCGGTAAACAGCAGGTACTCAGTAAACACGAGTGGAATGAATCCTGGTTGGCGCAGGCTCTGCAGTAGGAGCGGAGGTGGGGCTGCCCGCCTCTAGCCACCCTGTCTCCCTAGGGCATTTGAGGTTAGCAACAGGGCAGCAGGTTCCAGAAGGGTTCATTTTAAAACTATAGTCTGCTCACAGCCATCACTGGAGTGTATCCTCTTGACTGGACCCAtttgggagagaaaggaagaagcagcCGAGGGTTCCCCACTTTTCTCTTTGTGGATCTAATAGGCCTCCGGAGTCATCTGGAGAATCACAGCCCCCCCTGGAACTCAGAAAACTTCAGAAAAGAGGTTCTGAAAAAAACCTCAGATAAAAAACCTCAAGCTGAAAAAAACCTTAAGTGACCAGGGCCAAGTGTCACCGCCAGCTGAGCCACCACCAGCATGACGACAGGACTTGTTTCTCTAGGAAAAAGGCATGGCATAGAGGCAGCTGGGCCCAGATTTGAATATGACTCTGGTCTTGTTAAGACTGGGCAAGTCACTTCCTGagctcctgcctcagtttactcatgtgTAATGTGGGGCAGAATGTCACAACACAGGAAGTAACAGCTGCCTCCACTGTAGTTAGGTGGCACAAATGGGAGACCAGGCCTCTTCTGCTTGTGACCAAGTGCCAGTGCGGTCGGTCACAGGAGGCTGGCTCAGTAAGTCAGGACAGGCTGCTCAGTACCTTCGCTGCTGTACAACTTAATGGCCGACTTCACACAAGTGCGTCCCTTCAAAACTGGCGCAGTGGCCTCTAAGTTAAGTCACGGACGTGCCCAGGGGGCCCAGCTGGGAGGGGTGGGCTACAAAGAACTCAAAGTCCCGTATTTCACAATCACTTCCAACCCCTAGTATCAATGGGAAGAGTGTTGGTCTGCTGGTACAAACGCTACAGAAGATGAGGCCTTGACCTAGCTAGCTGCCTGGTTTAAAAAGTAGCCATTTACCTATGTTTATCAGAGCTTGCTGTGCACCAAATGTGTCATTCTGAACCTTTACTGCCACAGTATCTCATCCTCACTGCCCAGCCAAAACAGTGTTCACTACAGCTTTCCCCACTGCAGATCCCAAGAGTCCGAGACACACATCGACTGGGTAAGTTGGCTAACATCTCAGAGCCACctacccacctcctcctccaggcCACAAGTTCCCTGGGTTATGCCCCAGGCCCGCGCAGGCTCCTCCAGGGCGGCAGGAAGCAACCGAACACCCGGAGGGGCGGCAGGCCAACCAGCGACCTGCTCTCTGGGATCCAGGGTGGCAGCCCTCCGTCCGCGGTGCCGGAAACCGGCGGCAGCGCTAGCAGGTGCGGGCTGCCCGGGCGGGCGCGCTCTGGCGGTGCCTGTCGGGGTTCGGGAACCCTCCCGCCCCGGGATCCGTCCGCCCGCAGGTCCCGCCCCGTCCCGCCcgcccgcgcgcgcgcgcgcaaacaAAGGCAGCGCGGTACCGTTGAGGCGCACGGAGAACTGGCGGCGTTGGCGGTCGTGTTCCACGCGGATGGGGCCGCCCTGCTCCAGCGCGCTCGGCGGGGCCGCATGCGCCATCGCGCGCGCCGAGACTGGGGACCGCGGGCCGCAGCGAACTGACTCTCGGGCGGCGCGGGCCGGGGAAGGGGGCGGGGCCGGAAATCAGCTGTGAGTCACGTGCGCCGCGCGCACGGTCTGTTTGGATACATTCCTGGCGTGTCTTAAAGGGGCCGCGCGGCGCGTTTCTCTCGCGGCACCAACGATAATGTGCTGGCCCTTCAAGGGTGCCGATTGTCCTCGCGTTTACCCCAGATGCATCTCTAGGACCCACACGGACCCATCTGAAAAACACGTAACGAACCTATGGGGCAACTCTGATCCTTCCCAAGACAGCCATTAGGCACTGGCTTCACTGGCAAGGCTGAGGCACAGATATCCCAGACCCTGTTTTACTGGGGCTGGGCATGGAAAGGCATAACTAATTTCAGCTGGAAACCCGCGGGGACTGGCGCTACGCAGCCCATCTCCCCGGGGCAGTTGCACGCAGTTGAAGCTGCTATTGAGAGATTACCCTCAGGCGTGTTTGGGACTGGGTGAAAAGCCATCTCTCCCAAAGAAAGGCAGAAATTGGAGGTCCCTGAGGAGCTAGCTACCCAGGAACCAGTGTCTTCCTAGAAGCCATGGTATTTGGAACGACTCCTCAGCAAATAGTATTTGGAAAGCCTGCCATGGATGTTCACAGAATCACATTCTGTTAATTAAGGTGAAAATCTGATGTCCACATCTATGAGACCACCACACAGATGGTGTaccttagtggtagagtgcttgaagGTTGTGAGTTCAAAGCGGTACTGAGTGTGTGTGGGCAGTGGTGGGGGGGACAAGGAAGCACTTAGTAGCCAAATGGAGATCTTTGTGGGTCCTCTGCCAATTGATGCCTTCCTTTTGATGTATGCTCCCTGACTTTTCGCACTATTGACTAAACAGCTTCTCCCAAGAACATCCTACAAAATGGAACTACACAATATTGACCTTTCAGtatctagtttctttcttttttgtttttattttggttttttcgagacagagtttctctgtgtagctttggagactattctggacctcgctctgtatgCGCCGCCACCCCCTAGTTTAGTATTTAGTGTCTTTCTTGGCATCCACCTGTGATCAGCCACGTTGTTGCTGCTATCATGTTCATCACTGTATCAGGCGTTCCACGGTGAGTATGTACCAGTTTATCCATCACATGTTAATGGGttgctgtgttgttttggtttggagcTGCTATGAGTAACATGTTGTGGATGTCCTCTGGCCAGCATTCCCCTGGGATAGTTCCCAGGAATGTATTACTGGATTTTATGGCCGGTATGTGCATAGTCTTGTGAAAAACTTCAAGACCCTCTTCTAAATGTACAACTTTACATTGCTACTgataattttggaagttgcagTGGACATTTTGTCATTAGTGATAGTAATTGGCTCTTGAACCTCTCCCCAGGCTTCCAGGCCATTTGCATGtctatttaatgaaaaaatttgTCTCATTTTGTGCccactaaattttcattttga
Above is a window of Onychomys torridus chromosome 8, mOncTor1.1, whole genome shotgun sequence DNA encoding:
- the Natd1 gene encoding protein NATD1 produces the protein MAHAAPPSALEQGGPIRVEHDRQRRQFSVRLNGCHDRAVLLYEYVGKRIVDLQHTEVPDAYRGRGIAKHLAKAALDFVVEEDLKAHLTCWYIQKYVKENPLPQYLERLQP